One window from the genome of Microbulbifer sp. ALW1 encodes:
- a CDS encoding RNA methyltransferase, with protein sequence MTDSPEYLKKRAFFDSLLTIYGRKPVLEALEDTSLPVHKLHLADSNRKDQLISRIEQLASERNIEIAYLDRKGLSRISKNARQDQGVALDLALPRYGTAEAFLQEQHNEHFELLALDGITNPQNLGMIIRSACAGGIDGILLPRKGCAQIDPLVIKASVGTLFKTRILRCEQLAPVLKKFAEQGARVCALSSHAKDTLRSIDTAAPNIFVLGNETHGVSAAVTETCSHRLRIPMQNGVESLNVAITAALISFRHQF encoded by the coding sequence GTGACCGATTCCCCCGAATACCTGAAAAAACGCGCTTTTTTTGACAGCCTGCTGACGATCTACGGACGCAAGCCCGTACTGGAAGCGCTGGAAGATACGAGCCTCCCAGTGCACAAGCTGCACCTGGCAGACAGCAACCGCAAAGATCAGCTGATCAGCCGTATCGAACAGCTGGCGTCGGAACGCAATATTGAAATTGCCTACCTGGACAGAAAAGGGCTCTCACGTATTTCAAAAAATGCGCGCCAGGATCAAGGGGTGGCACTGGATCTCGCGCTTCCCCGCTACGGCACCGCGGAAGCCTTTCTGCAGGAACAACACAACGAGCATTTTGAATTGCTGGCGCTGGATGGCATCACCAATCCGCAAAACCTCGGCATGATTATTCGCTCCGCCTGCGCCGGTGGTATTGACGGCATACTGCTGCCACGCAAAGGCTGTGCGCAAATAGATCCGCTGGTGATCAAGGCCAGTGTCGGCACCCTGTTCAAAACCCGCATCTTGCGATGCGAACAGCTGGCACCAGTGCTGAAAAAATTTGCTGAACAAGGCGCCCGGGTCTGCGCTCTGTCCTCCCACGCCAAAGACACATTGCGCAGTATCGACACCGCGGCGCCCAATATTTTCGTGCTCGGCAATGAAACCCACGGGGTAAGTGCTGCCGTGACCGAAACCTGCAGCCACCGCCTGCGCATCCCCATGCAAAACGGTGTGGAAAGCCTGAATGTCGCCATCACCGCCGCCCTGATCAGTTTCCGGCATCAGTTCTGA
- a CDS encoding Rossmann-like and DUF2520 domain-containing protein, producing MQTLNVIGAGRLGRTLARLWQQRHVFQIGAIFNRSPASSADACAFIDAGNAAASIETMPAADLWLIAVADDQIEPVATQLATRLAAIQSNGTGNEPGQTSSPLVFHCSGALPASALSACSAANLASAHPVHSFADPQRSLTDLPGATVALEGAPAAVNTLATAFAALDCHCIRLSPEQKVLYHTGSVMACNYLTVLMDLSLRTFAAAGIDDATAKQLLAPIVLQTAQNNFALGPQNALTGPLVRGDIRTVTRQLDALEKLAAHQPEDAPHLARVYRTLGEAALPLATNAGLSTALGLQLKTLFSEKPT from the coding sequence TTGCAGACACTGAATGTGATTGGTGCGGGCCGCCTCGGCCGCACCCTGGCACGACTGTGGCAGCAGCGACACGTTTTCCAGATTGGCGCTATATTCAATCGCAGCCCAGCCAGTAGCGCCGATGCCTGCGCCTTTATTGATGCCGGCAACGCCGCAGCAAGCATCGAGACAATGCCAGCGGCAGACCTGTGGCTGATTGCGGTTGCAGACGACCAGATTGAACCGGTCGCGACGCAACTCGCGACCAGGCTGGCAGCCATCCAGTCAAATGGGACTGGCAACGAGCCGGGCCAAACGTCGTCACCGCTGGTATTTCACTGTAGTGGTGCGCTGCCCGCCAGCGCACTGAGCGCCTGTAGCGCTGCAAACCTGGCCAGTGCCCATCCGGTACACAGCTTTGCCGACCCGCAGCGTTCGCTCACTGATTTACCCGGTGCCACGGTGGCGCTTGAGGGCGCACCTGCGGCGGTGAACACGCTGGCCACTGCCTTCGCGGCACTCGACTGCCACTGCATCCGCTTGAGCCCGGAGCAGAAAGTGCTCTACCACACGGGGTCGGTGATGGCCTGTAATTACCTGACGGTACTGATGGACCTCAGCCTGCGCACTTTTGCCGCAGCCGGTATTGATGACGCTACCGCCAAACAACTACTGGCCCCCATCGTGCTGCAGACGGCCCAAAACAACTTCGCCCTGGGGCCGCAAAACGCTCTGACGGGGCCTCTGGTGAGGGGGGATATCCGCACCGTAACCCGGCAACTCGACGCACTGGAAAAACTGGCCGCCCACCAGCCAGAAGATGCCCCCCACCTGGCAAGGGTATACCGCACACTGGGTGAAGCGGCACTGCCTCTGGCAACAAACGCGGGACTCAGCACCGCCCTCGGCCTCCAATTGAAAACCCTGTTCAGCGAAAAACCAACGTGA
- a CDS encoding pyridoxine 5'-phosphate synthase — MIALSVNLNKIALIRNSREGNYPDVVAHGRTCLDAGADGITVHPRPDQRHIRPGDVRDLSALCASRNIEFNVEGNPFAGASGSYPGLLSLVLETAPQQCTLVPDSDDQLTSDHGFDLNKDGARLEPIIQQLKDAGIRVSLFMDPDKTQIGLAREVGADRIELYTGPYAEAVACQSSDLESIFAAHCAAAEHALHLGLGINAGHDLNLINLPRYRTLPGLQEVSIGHALTVDAISMGLSNAVAAYVHCLAGK; from the coding sequence GTGATTGCACTCAGCGTCAACCTCAACAAAATCGCCCTGATTCGCAACTCTCGCGAGGGCAACTATCCCGATGTGGTTGCCCACGGGCGCACCTGCCTGGACGCAGGGGCGGACGGTATCACCGTGCATCCGCGTCCCGACCAGCGCCATATCCGCCCCGGTGACGTGCGCGATCTTTCCGCGCTCTGTGCCAGCCGGAATATTGAATTCAATGTCGAGGGCAACCCCTTCGCCGGCGCCAGCGGTAGTTACCCCGGGCTACTGTCACTGGTACTGGAAACCGCGCCACAGCAGTGCACCCTGGTGCCAGACAGCGACGACCAGCTAACCTCTGACCACGGCTTCGACCTGAATAAAGATGGCGCGCGCCTGGAGCCCATCATTCAGCAACTCAAGGACGCTGGTATCCGTGTCAGCCTGTTTATGGACCCGGACAAAACCCAGATAGGCCTGGCCCGCGAAGTGGGCGCAGATCGCATCGAGCTCTACACCGGCCCCTATGCGGAAGCCGTTGCCTGCCAGAGCAGTGACCTGGAGTCGATATTTGCCGCCCACTGCGCTGCCGCCGAACACGCGCTGCACTTGGGCCTTGGCATCAATGCCGGCCACGACCTCAACCTGATCAACTTGCCCCGCTATCGCACACTCCCCGGCTTGCAGGAAGTCTCCATTGGCCACGCACTCACTGTGGATGCCATCAGCATGGGGCTAAGCAATGCCGTAGCCGCCTACGTCCATTGCCTGGCGGGCAAATAA
- a CDS encoding peptidylprolyl isomerase, which yields MKRLSILNALCTATLLCLSSLALAVTNNPRVELETDLGTIELVLYADKAPKTVENFLAYIDSGFYNGTIFHRVIPGFMAQGGGYTFDFQEKPTLDPIENESGNGLSNVRGTIAMARTNDPNSATSQFFINLVDNSRLDASADKPGYTVFGKVLLGMSVVQQIAAEPRGQHKAFTDAPNMAVRILKAQRKDSDTGDSGQ from the coding sequence ATGAAACGCCTCTCGATTCTCAACGCCCTCTGCACCGCCACACTGCTCTGCCTTTCCAGCCTTGCGCTGGCGGTCACGAACAATCCCCGCGTGGAACTGGAAACCGACCTCGGTACCATCGAGCTGGTACTCTATGCGGACAAGGCGCCGAAAACCGTTGAGAACTTTCTCGCCTACATCGACAGTGGCTTTTACAACGGCACCATTTTTCACCGCGTGATTCCCGGCTTTATGGCCCAGGGTGGCGGATACACCTTCGACTTCCAGGAAAAGCCGACCCTCGACCCTATAGAAAATGAATCAGGCAACGGGCTGTCCAATGTGCGCGGCACCATCGCCATGGCACGCACCAACGACCCCAACAGCGCCACTTCGCAGTTCTTCATCAATCTGGTCGACAATAGCCGCCTGGACGCCAGTGCCGACAAACCCGGCTACACCGTATTCGGCAAAGTGTTGCTGGGCATGAGCGTGGTGCAGCAGATTGCCGCCGAGCCACGAGGCCAGCACAAAGCCTTCACCGATGCGCCAAATATGGCGGTGCGTATACTGAAAGCACAGCGTAAAGACAGTGATACCGGAGACAGCGGCCAGTGA
- a CDS encoding TIGR04211 family SH3 domain-containing protein, translating into MKRFLTSIAATLITLGASHSQALSSERYITDELHVPMRSGQGNEFRILHRGLPSGTKLTLLQDSPDTGWAQVRTPGGEEGWVRRQYLENEPVAKIKLAQAEARLEHIESLQGNLGGEVRRLEEENGKLTTALKSEQDRAEAMAKELKELKTLSADAVSLNQRHQKLLNQHELLKQKQAMDHAEIQRLSSNDTQKWFMYGAFSVLMGAILALVAPHFRPRKRHSEWAN; encoded by the coding sequence ATGAAAAGATTCCTCACCTCCATCGCCGCCACCCTGATTACCCTCGGCGCCAGCCACAGCCAGGCACTCAGTTCCGAGCGGTATATCACCGACGAACTGCATGTACCCATGCGTTCGGGCCAGGGCAACGAGTTCCGCATTCTGCATCGAGGCCTGCCCAGCGGCACCAAGCTGACATTGCTGCAGGACTCCCCGGATACCGGCTGGGCACAAGTGCGCACCCCCGGCGGTGAAGAAGGCTGGGTTCGCCGCCAATACCTGGAAAATGAGCCGGTAGCAAAGATCAAACTGGCTCAGGCCGAGGCACGCCTAGAACATATTGAAAGCCTGCAGGGCAACCTCGGTGGCGAAGTGCGCCGTCTGGAAGAAGAAAATGGCAAGCTGACCACCGCCCTGAAATCAGAACAGGACCGGGCCGAAGCAATGGCCAAGGAACTTAAAGAACTGAAGACCCTGTCTGCCGATGCGGTCTCCCTCAATCAGCGTCACCAGAAGTTGCTCAACCAGCACGAGTTGCTGAAACAGAAGCAGGCCATGGATCACGCGGAAATCCAGCGCCTGTCCAGCAATGACACCCAGAAATGGTTTATGTATGGCGCCTTCTCGGTATTGATGGGGGCCATTCTGGCCTTGGTTGCACCGCACTTCCGCCCGCGCAAGCGCCACTCCGAGTGGGCCAACTAA
- a CDS encoding YciI family protein: MWYAIISQDVENSLPLRQSARPQHIARLNDLKDQGRLLIAGPHPAIDSEDPGEAGFTGSLVVAEFPSLQEAQAWADADPYVEAGVYAGVTVKPYKLVLP; encoded by the coding sequence ATGTGGTATGCCATCATCAGCCAGGATGTTGAAAACAGCTTGCCCCTGCGCCAAAGCGCACGCCCGCAGCATATTGCGCGCCTGAACGATCTCAAAGACCAAGGGCGTCTGTTGATTGCCGGCCCACATCCGGCCATCGACAGTGAAGACCCCGGTGAAGCGGGTTTTACCGGCAGCCTCGTGGTTGCGGAATTCCCTTCACTGCAGGAAGCCCAGGCCTGGGCCGATGCCGACCCCTATGTGGAAGCCGGTGTCTACGCCGGAGTGACGGTAAAACCCTACAAACTGGTTTTACCCTGA
- a CDS encoding VC0807 family protein → MTDSNQRNPSLSTPVSDEMAGEPAAPTAEQTAEQTAEQTKAPKKESFLGNLLINIIIPTLILTKLSGDDWLGTKWAIVVALAFPLLYGLRDLLSSGKVNFFSALGIISILLTGGISLLELDAEYMAIKEAAIPGLLGVATMASLYTRWPLVKTLIYNDRILDTDKIARALNRNGNTAAFDRTLMHTSWMIAGSFFLSSALNYILAKIMLVSPPGTEAFNAELGKMTAMSYPVIFVPATVILMFALFFLFRSIGKLTGLKLEEIVVQQ, encoded by the coding sequence ATGACCGATAGCAATCAACGCAATCCAAGCCTGTCCACTCCTGTTTCTGATGAAATGGCGGGTGAGCCGGCAGCCCCTACCGCTGAGCAAACAGCTGAACAAACAGCTGAGCAAACAAAAGCCCCGAAGAAAGAGAGCTTTCTCGGCAACCTGCTCATCAACATTATTATTCCCACCCTGATCCTGACCAAGTTGTCCGGCGATGACTGGCTGGGCACAAAATGGGCCATTGTAGTGGCGCTCGCCTTCCCGCTACTGTACGGGCTGCGCGACCTGTTGAGCTCTGGCAAGGTCAATTTTTTCTCCGCACTGGGCATCATCAGCATTCTGCTCACTGGCGGCATCAGCCTGCTGGAACTGGATGCGGAATACATGGCGATCAAAGAGGCCGCCATTCCCGGATTGCTGGGGGTCGCCACCATGGCCTCCCTTTACACCCGCTGGCCGCTGGTAAAAACCCTTATTTACAACGACCGTATTCTCGATACCGATAAAATTGCCCGGGCGCTGAACCGCAATGGCAATACCGCGGCATTTGACCGCACCCTGATGCACACTTCGTGGATGATCGCCGGTTCATTCTTCCTGTCGTCCGCGCTCAATTACATTCTGGCGAAAATCATGCTCGTCAGCCCCCCCGGTACCGAGGCATTTAATGCGGAACTGGGGAAAATGACCGCCATGAGCTACCCGGTTATTTTTGTGCCCGCGACCGTCATTCTGATGTTCGCGCTCTTCTTCCTGTTCCGCAGTATCGGCAAACTCACCGGGCTGAAGCTGGAAGAAATTGTGGTGCAACAATAG
- a CDS encoding PHP domain-containing protein has protein sequence MARETHQTNPAPGQDSSGAISLTANALSGQVDLHCHSTASDGILSPSELVSRANSAGVTLLALTDHDTLDGLAEAQEAASQSGVTLLPGIELTTLWGRRVVHIVGLNVDCAASELQGAIAERTRLREQRALQIAERLEKRGFSGAYEGARALAGEGIIARPHFARWMVASGHVSDTSKAFKRYLGAGKIGDVTVQWPSIKDTIDCIASAGGAAVLAHPLKYGLTRSRIQALLTDFRAAGGRAVEVVCGQQNPVQTREILSLMERVNSQPAESSAGLQCSTGSSLLASLGSDFHQPDQPWRALGSVRLPAGVEPVWNLWQTGGLKCR, from the coding sequence ATGGCGAGAGAGACACATCAGACAAACCCGGCTCCGGGGCAGGATTCCTCTGGAGCTATTTCGCTGACTGCCAATGCGCTTTCTGGTCAGGTAGACCTGCACTGCCACAGCACCGCGTCTGACGGTATTTTAAGCCCTTCGGAGCTGGTGTCGAGGGCGAATTCTGCAGGTGTGACGCTGTTGGCGCTTACGGATCACGACACCCTGGACGGCCTCGCCGAGGCGCAGGAAGCGGCCAGTCAGTCAGGGGTGACCTTACTGCCGGGTATCGAGCTGACTACGCTCTGGGGGCGGCGTGTGGTGCATATTGTCGGGCTCAATGTGGACTGTGCGGCCAGTGAGCTGCAGGGGGCCATCGCAGAGCGCACGCGGCTGCGTGAGCAGCGGGCACTGCAGATCGCTGAACGCCTGGAGAAACGTGGCTTTAGCGGGGCCTACGAAGGAGCCAGGGCGCTGGCTGGAGAGGGCATTATCGCGCGTCCGCATTTTGCGCGCTGGATGGTGGCGTCCGGTCACGTGAGCGATACCAGCAAGGCATTCAAGCGCTACCTTGGGGCCGGCAAAATTGGCGATGTGACCGTGCAATGGCCGTCCATAAAAGACACCATCGACTGTATTGCCAGCGCAGGCGGCGCTGCGGTACTGGCGCATCCACTTAAATACGGTCTGACCCGCAGTCGCATTCAGGCGCTACTCACCGATTTCCGGGCGGCAGGGGGCCGCGCAGTGGAAGTCGTGTGCGGTCAGCAGAATCCGGTGCAAACCCGGGAAATCCTGTCGTTGATGGAGAGGGTCAATTCCCAGCCTGCAGAGAGTAGCGCGGGGCTGCAATGCTCGACTGGGTCGTCACTGCTCGCGTCCCTGGGGAGTGACTTCCACCAGCCGGATCAGCCCTGGCGGGCGCTGGGCTCGGTGCGACTGCCTGCAGGCGTCGAGCCAGTGTGGAATCTGTGGCAAACTGGCGGCCTTAAATGTCGGTAA
- a CDS encoding L-threonylcarbamoyladenylate synthase — MAQFFQIHPENPQERLISQAADIVSAGGVIVFPTDSAYAIGCRLGEKLAVERIRALRKLNKDHNFTLMCRDLSELASYAKVDNQMFRLLKNHTPGPYTFIMPATSEVPRRLAHAKRKTIGLRVPDNPIVQGLIAALGEPLMSCSLIMPGEDQPLIDPYDIRETLEHQVELVIDGGFCGMEATTVVDLTGDEPVLVRQGCGAIDEILG, encoded by the coding sequence GTGGCGCAGTTCTTCCAGATTCATCCGGAAAACCCACAGGAGCGGCTGATCAGTCAGGCCGCGGATATCGTATCTGCCGGTGGCGTTATCGTATTTCCCACGGATTCCGCTTATGCCATTGGTTGCCGGCTTGGCGAGAAACTGGCGGTGGAGCGTATCCGCGCCTTGCGCAAGCTGAATAAGGATCACAACTTCACCCTGATGTGCCGGGACCTGTCCGAGCTGGCTAGCTACGCCAAGGTGGACAATCAGATGTTCCGCCTGCTGAAAAACCACACCCCCGGTCCCTACACCTTTATTATGCCGGCCACATCCGAAGTGCCCCGCCGCCTGGCTCATGCCAAACGCAAGACCATCGGCCTGCGGGTGCCCGACAACCCCATTGTGCAGGGATTGATCGCCGCCCTGGGCGAGCCGTTGATGAGCTGTAGCCTGATCATGCCGGGGGAGGATCAACCCCTGATTGACCCCTACGACATCCGCGAAACCCTGGAGCACCAGGTGGAACTGGTGATTGATGGCGGCTTCTGCGGTATGGAGGCAACCACAGTAGTGGATCTGACCGGTGATGAGCCGGTCCTGGTACGCCAGGGCTGTGGTGCAATTGATGAAATTCTCGGCTGA
- the scpB gene encoding SMC-Scp complex subunit ScpB — protein MSIAPELLRRIVEGALLAAAQPLSEDRLLSLIDEGERPEKAALKEVLEQIAENCVERGFELRQVASGWRFQVPEDLAPWVNKLWEEKPQKYSRATLETLAIIAYRQPITRGDIEEIRGVAVSSHIVKSLSERGWIKVVGQRDVPGKPSLYATTREFLDYFNLKSLEDLPTLAEIRDIESLNAALDLGDVPPPAAAEDGEVEGEETPEAPESQAVEPGEAADESETADAEQASPAVTEDYAEETENAEADAEGAETAHDEPETLVEDEFKSPENLNS, from the coding sequence ATGAGTATTGCCCCGGAATTGTTGCGCCGGATTGTGGAAGGCGCATTGCTGGCAGCCGCCCAGCCGCTGTCGGAAGACCGCCTGCTGTCACTGATCGACGAAGGCGAGCGCCCGGAAAAGGCGGCGCTGAAAGAAGTCCTGGAGCAGATTGCCGAAAACTGTGTCGAGCGCGGCTTCGAGCTGCGCCAGGTGGCCAGCGGCTGGCGCTTTCAGGTGCCGGAAGATCTGGCTCCCTGGGTCAACAAACTGTGGGAAGAAAAACCGCAGAAGTACTCCCGGGCTACCCTGGAGACACTGGCAATCATCGCTTACCGCCAGCCGATTACCCGCGGCGATATCGAGGAAATCCGCGGTGTCGCGGTTAGTTCCCATATCGTCAAAAGTCTCTCGGAGCGTGGTTGGATCAAGGTGGTGGGGCAGCGGGACGTGCCCGGCAAGCCCTCCCTTTACGCGACCACCCGCGAATTCCTCGACTATTTCAATCTGAAAAGCCTCGAGGACCTGCCGACCCTGGCGGAAATCCGCGATATCGAAAGCCTGAATGCAGCGCTGGATCTGGGCGATGTTCCTCCGCCGGCGGCAGCGGAGGACGGTGAAGTTGAGGGGGAAGAAACCCCAGAGGCGCCAGAGTCCCAAGCGGTAGAGCCTGGTGAGGCGGCGGATGAATCCGAGACCGCAGATGCGGAACAAGCCTCTCCGGCCGTGACCGAAGACTACGCTGAAGAAACGGAAAATGCAGAAGCGGACGCAGAAGGCGCCGAGACTGCTCACGACGAGCCGGAAACGCTTGTTGAAGATGAATTCAAATCCCCGGAAAACCTCAATTCATGA
- a CDS encoding SRPBCC family protein, which translates to MRWILYILIFLALLVLAGFLFPRVATTERSVYIAEPPEVVFPYLNNFRNFNKWSPWYQVDPETQYSYEGFSEGNGAVMKWTSDNPSVGKGSQTITASEPYSRVATDLDFGDQGTAKAEFALQPQGSGTNVTWSFSSEMGSSPIARWMGLMVSKMVGKSYQEGLQKLKSVVEAESASGNEAVPPVNATPSTEEPGTIEPQEIDPGMENQIIEGDDLEVPDTDGDALEEFQPEEQPQP; encoded by the coding sequence ATGCGCTGGATACTGTATATTCTGATTTTTCTCGCCTTGCTGGTACTTGCCGGCTTTCTCTTCCCTCGGGTGGCCACGACCGAGCGCAGTGTTTATATCGCCGAGCCGCCAGAGGTGGTTTTCCCCTACCTGAACAATTTCCGCAATTTCAATAAATGGTCCCCCTGGTACCAGGTTGACCCCGAGACCCAGTACAGCTACGAGGGCTTTTCCGAAGGCAACGGGGCAGTCATGAAGTGGACCAGTGACAACCCCAGCGTGGGTAAAGGCTCCCAGACCATTACCGCCAGCGAACCCTATTCCCGGGTTGCCACCGACCTGGACTTCGGTGACCAGGGTACCGCCAAGGCAGAATTCGCTCTGCAACCGCAGGGCAGTGGCACCAATGTCACCTGGTCATTTTCTTCCGAAATGGGCAGCAGCCCCATCGCCCGCTGGATGGGACTGATGGTGTCGAAGATGGTGGGCAAATCCTACCAAGAGGGTCTGCAAAAACTGAAGTCTGTCGTTGAGGCCGAAAGTGCTTCCGGCAACGAGGCGGTCCCGCCCGTAAATGCCACTCCGTCCACCGAAGAGCCCGGTACCATCGAGCCGCAAGAGATAGACCCGGGCATGGAAAACCAGATCATCGAGGGCGACGACCTCGAGGTTCCGGATACCGATGGCGACGCGCTTGAAGAGTTCCAGCCGGAAGAACAGCCACAGCCCTGA
- a CDS encoding ATP-binding protein, which produces MSSLFGRMFLGAWLTAVIMVLSAVYITHIREFGDPRQKDRWEGPELFREITDNLRMTRRHGTDHFRHWLERQPKKIQQRIFAIDGSGAEVLGRALPRSMAPLFSALNYRNRETRGLVDKKPSVGFFVPQRGSDSLRVVFIAGKSKEELLLRFLLRNFWQILVLATLASGLACYWLARYLSKPLDNLRVATRRVAAGDLSYRVAPALHGHGRELGELAADFDSMTAQLQESMGEQRRLIKDVSHELRSPLARLQVALGIARQKNVQALDPELDKIGKAADYLEDIIADILSLPVSGSDERPLDDVVEINGLLAALIDDLKDEAAIKQLHFVSQCDDHELLVATRGSSLTAALENILRNAIKYSPQGGRVTVNVQHRQNECQIDVTDSGNGVPAEELQAIFRPFYRTDEARSRESGGFGLGLAIAQRTLAQHHGNIEAFNAHGAGLCVRMTLPLLDTSF; this is translated from the coding sequence ATGAGCAGCCTGTTCGGAAGAATGTTTCTGGGTGCCTGGCTTACCGCAGTCATCATGGTGCTATCAGCGGTTTACATTACCCATATCCGGGAGTTTGGCGATCCGCGCCAGAAAGACCGCTGGGAAGGGCCGGAGCTCTTCCGCGAGATTACCGACAATCTGCGTATGACCCGCCGCCACGGCACCGATCATTTCCGGCACTGGCTGGAGCGCCAACCCAAGAAAATTCAACAACGCATTTTCGCGATCGACGGCAGCGGAGCAGAAGTCCTTGGACGTGCCCTGCCCCGATCCATGGCCCCCCTGTTCAGCGCGCTAAATTACCGCAATCGGGAAACACGGGGGCTGGTGGACAAGAAACCGAGCGTCGGCTTCTTCGTTCCCCAGCGCGGAAGTGACAGCCTGCGGGTTGTATTCATTGCCGGTAAAAGCAAGGAAGAACTACTGTTGCGCTTCTTGCTGCGCAATTTCTGGCAAATCCTGGTACTCGCCACCCTGGCCTCTGGGCTGGCCTGCTACTGGCTGGCACGCTACCTCAGTAAGCCGCTGGACAACCTGCGGGTCGCCACCCGGCGCGTCGCCGCAGGTGACCTCAGCTATCGGGTTGCCCCGGCACTGCACGGGCACGGCCGGGAGCTGGGGGAGCTGGCGGCGGACTTCGACTCCATGACCGCACAACTGCAGGAATCCATGGGGGAGCAGCGCCGGCTGATCAAGGATGTCTCCCACGAGCTGCGCTCGCCGCTCGCTCGCCTGCAGGTGGCGCTGGGTATCGCCCGGCAAAAAAATGTTCAGGCACTGGACCCGGAACTGGACAAGATCGGCAAGGCGGCAGACTACCTGGAAGACATCATTGCCGACATCCTGTCCCTGCCGGTTAGTGGCAGCGACGAGCGCCCGCTGGACGATGTAGTTGAGATTAACGGCCTGTTAGCAGCGCTCATTGACGACCTGAAAGACGAGGCGGCGATAAAACAACTGCACTTTGTCAGCCAATGCGACGACCACGAGCTACTGGTCGCCACTCGTGGCAGCTCCCTGACCGCGGCGCTGGAAAACATTCTGCGCAATGCCATTAAATACAGCCCGCAGGGCGGACGGGTTACGGTGAATGTTCAACACCGTCAAAACGAGTGCCAGATTGATGTCACCGACTCTGGTAATGGTGTGCCCGCAGAAGAGTTACAGGCGATATTCCGCCCCTTCTACCGCACCGACGAGGCGCGCAGCCGCGAGAGCGGAGGCTTTGGCCTGGGCCTGGCCATCGCCCAGCGTACCCTGGCGCAGCACCACGGCAATATCGAAGCCTTTAATGCGCACGGCGCCGGCCTGTGTGTGCGCATGACCTTGCCACTGCTGGATACCAGCTTTTAA
- a CDS encoding response regulator transcription factor → MSHILLVDDDTELTELLEEFLLGEGFAVTVANDGGRGLELARSQPFDALVLDVMLPVHNGFDVLRKLREDAGNPSHSLPVVMLTAKGDTVDRIVGLEMGADDYLPKPCNPRELAARLRAILRRGRTEVETSDDNLSSGQLRLMPREHQCLWADQPVNLTGAEFSVLKVLVENAGEVVSKEVLTEQALGRKLMPYDRSIDVHVSNIRKKLAEQGASRELIINIRGAGYMLTSSQA, encoded by the coding sequence ATGAGCCATATCCTACTGGTCGACGACGACACCGAACTGACAGAGCTGCTGGAAGAATTTCTGCTGGGTGAAGGGTTTGCGGTCACCGTTGCCAACGATGGCGGCCGAGGCCTGGAGCTGGCCCGCAGCCAGCCGTTCGATGCACTGGTTCTGGATGTGATGCTGCCGGTGCACAATGGCTTTGATGTGTTGCGCAAACTGCGGGAAGACGCTGGCAACCCCAGCCACTCACTGCCCGTGGTGATGCTGACCGCCAAGGGCGATACCGTAGACCGCATTGTCGGGCTCGAAATGGGCGCGGATGACTACCTGCCCAAACCCTGTAACCCCAGGGAACTGGCCGCTCGGCTGCGGGCGATACTGCGCCGCGGGCGTACCGAAGTGGAGACCAGCGACGACAACCTCAGCAGTGGCCAGTTGCGCCTGATGCCCAGAGAGCACCAGTGCCTCTGGGCAGACCAGCCCGTCAACCTGACCGGCGCAGAATTTTCCGTGCTCAAGGTACTGGTGGAAAATGCCGGTGAGGTCGTCAGCAAAGAGGTACTGACGGAGCAGGCCCTGGGGCGCAAATTGATGCCCTATGACCGCTCCATCGACGTTCACGTCAGCAACATCCGCAAGAAGCTGGCGGAGCAAGGCGCCAGCCGGGAGCTGATCATCAACATACGCGGTGCTGGCTATATGCTTACCAGCAGTCAGGCTTAA